ACGCTGCAGCGGCTGTGCCCTCTGACGCACAGCGACTTGGCCCAAAATGATCTGAGCTCCCTTTTGCCCAATCACTGTGCAGCTCACCGGGTCTACCTGTTCGTGAGGGAGTGCCTGTGCGCCGTCATCCCGTCGGAGCTTTGGGGCTGTGCGGAAAAccgttgtctttttttgtcgCGGGTCAGGCGCTTTTTGTTCAGCAGCAAGTTTGACAAGCTTTCCTGTGCGGAGCTGATGTGGAAGATGAAGGTGAATGACTGCGACTGGTTGAAGTTGAGTCAGAAAGGTAAGTTCAAAGGGTAAATatgatgcaaaaaataataataattttggtgTCTTAATAAATGACATTTCACATTCTTTGGTCAGAACAGCATTAATaatatccactttttttttttttaataggcggTTCTGTGGAATGCAAAAGCATTAAATTACTAGAGCATTAGTTACCGTGACAACCAGGGGCGGAGCTACACAGCAAATATAGCagtgttaattcaacacctATAGACTTACATTTAACACTTAAAAAGTGTCTATTTTTgtccaaataaatataataaaatcagtactagttgatagtttttttgttttttacactgaTATGGAGATAAAACAACTCTGATGGCCGAGttgaaaataccaaactttaatactccaattttttgctgtgtaggGCATTGTGATGATGTGAGAGCCATTCACTATTTAGTatggctgaacaattaatcaaattcaaatcagatcaaatgattttaaataaaatatttaaataaactgtaatatatatatgatattgtttttattgtaatacataTTCATTTATTGCTCATTTTTGACTAATTTAACTGCACTCGCGCTCTTAAAATAGGAATGTCTTAAATTGCCATGGCAAATGGGCGGAGCTTATGTGTTGTGAAAGCGGCCCATAATAGTCCAGAATTTTCAAATTTAACACCCCGTCTCAGTGTACATGGTCGTTATCAGAATTGGTGTTAACGTAACTCTTTACACTGTGTTAAACTTTCAGTGTAAAATtagctcacaaaaaaaaaacactgcatacAAGAATTGAACACTACAAGTTAAATAACTCCTGAGCAAGTAAACGTTACTCCCAGCAGTGTTGATTATTTACTTTAGCGTGGTATAAAATCAACTCTCCCTCAAACACTTTGAATTGAGTTATAGAAAATTAACCACTTAAAGCTACTGGACATAGAacattccatttcgaatcgctactgccacctgctggcgaaaaatgaaactgcacatacacaccacgacacattacgtcacatccgcagacggcgcggggaaattctaacccaaatccagtctgaaaactagtGGCCAGAGGTtcgcaggagtacccattgtgaactgctaaggtgttaatctactaattagaaggcgtttcagtcataaatggtcaaataaaaagcttattgtaaagttatttttttgtgaaaaaaaagttccatattgcaactttaagACTCATAACTTTGGCAAATGTTAATTTTACACACTGCTGTGTATAGTCGATAACCAAATGGGATCGTATTGGCCAACCTTGTTGCCAAGTGACGGATTGAAAACTCAATCCggggggggtggttgggggGGTTATGTAAATTTGCCCGTTTGTGACATCACAACGTGGCAAAATTCAAAACGGCTGCTGTTCGCAGGCCGCATCCCACCCAGCGAGCTAACGTATCGGACCCGGGTGCTCGGTCAGCTGCTCGCTTGGCTCCTCGACGGCTACGTCGTCGGCCTAGTGCGAGCCTGCTTCTACGCGACGGAGTGTATGGGTCATAAAAACGCCCTGAGGTTCTACAGACGGGAGGTTTGGCGCAGACTGCAGGAGCTGGCCTTCAGGTGCGCATCTCAACATACAACAATCAGTATGGACGCTCATGATGTTCCGTTTGTGATGGTAGAGGTCACGTTTCcaagggccacatggaggaattGACCCCGGCCCAGACGGATTCCCTCCCCAAAAGCACCGTCATCTCCCGCCTGCGCTTCATCCCTAAAACGGATAGCATGAGGCCCATCACGCGCGTTTTGGGAACAGACGCCAAGACGAGGGTACTTCCTTCATTAATCTTCTAAAATGTCCTATTTAAACAATTATAAAGCCCCTCCTACCATCTCTGTAGGCCTTCCGAAGGAACGTACGTGACCTGAGGGACGTTTTACGGGCTTGCGTGGGCGCATCTCCGTCCCTGCTGGGCGCCACAGTGTGGGGCGTGACTGACATCCACAAGGTGTTGTCCACTCTCGCGCCGGCCCAGAAGGAGAAGCCACAGCCCCTCTACTTGGCTAAGGTTGTACATTATttgcatattaactcattcactgccattgacggctatagacgtcaaaaattcatttgaactatttctattagtttcacattttttcccacttttgttaacaagagtatgaaaatctagagtttttttttttaaattttgtattacaacagatataaaaatttgtgattaatcgtgagttaacttgtgaagtcatgcgattaattctgattaaaaatcgtactcgcctgacgcccctaatttgtaataatcttttcttaaaaaaaaaagatcattaaaaagaaaaaaagtgtgtggggggggggagaaaaaattatttaaaaaaatagggttatcaggcgattaaaatttgtgatcataaTTAATTccccactttagttaacaagagtatgaaaacttagatttgttttttgtacatttagaacagatataaaatttgtgattaatcgtgagttaactattgaagtcatgcaattaattacaataaaaaatgtaatcgcctggcgcgataagaaaaagaaaaagaaaaagagaaaagattattaaaaatttgtgtGTGCAGGCGATAATTGttaattgaaaattaaatatatataaaaaaaaaaaattctaagaaTAAAAAACTGCTTTATGTTAATGTTTATGATTGCGGTACTAGGAACACTaagaatttttttaagttttttttgggggtggggtttAGATTTAGACCAGGCCCCCCAAAGGCCCATCTTGAGCACAGTGAAAATTCCCTTTGGGCCAGCAGAGGGCGCCATTGACCCCACAAGAAAAACATTACAGTGTGATTTGAACGCCAATTTGAAACAAAAGCTGTCCTTACAACAAACGATTTGATTCTTACAgccaatgtcaatcaaaatcatcactttCACACGGTAGCAAACAAACAACATGGCTGAGAAATCATTGTTTGTCTTTGTCATGCCATCCACCGTCATGGTTTCATAAAAGGatatccacacacacacccagaaCCTTGCACAACACTttcagaaaatgtttaaaaaaaaatgagtttggaATTGTGAAGCATTCAGAAAAACTTCTTAGACGTGCAACGTTAatcctaaatgtgcacatttttctgctttttaacTGTTAAAGTGAATCGTTTCCCTTCCTCGCTTCAAGGTGGACGTCAGCGGAGCGTACGAGAGTCTTCCTCATGATCAACTCCTCCATGTGATCAGCGAAGCTCTGTCGCCCGTCCAAGATGAGCCCTTCACCATACGCACGTACGCCAAGATCTGGGCGGATTCTTTCGAGGGCCTGCGGAAGTCGTTTGTTAGACAGGTACCATCAAATGGTTGTTTAAAACGATTTCAACCACTccttgagtttttttccccgctTTTTGTTTTGCAGGCTGACTTTGTGGGGGGTGAGATGAGCGCCAACAACATGAAAGGCTTTGTGTCGGCACTGCAAAGAAGCGGCAGAGTCCACCACGCCATCCTGGTGGAGCAGGTTGGAATGGCACGCCTCGGATAATCCTTGTAGACGATGAGATATTTCCCATTTTTGTGCTCATTTCAGCTACTTTTCAGGAGTTCTCTTCAGATCTTCACGGCAAAAAGGCGCTTCAGTTCTTCAGCCAAACGTTGACCGACAGTGTCGTGCAGTTTGGGAATAAGTGAGGTTTGAATTTTGGTCCCGATCACGGGCCTGCATATGGTAATTCTGGATTTGGGCCTTCTCAGAATGTATCGTCAGTGTCGCGGGATTCCTCAGGGATCCGTGGCGTCGAGTTTGCTCTGCTGTCTCTGCTATGGCCACATGGAGAACGTCCTGTTTGAAGGCATGGCGGGAATCAAAGGGTACTGAGCATGTACAAGGGCGTCTTTGGTTTACCAAAAAATGGCGATTCTAAttcagtacgattcagaatcgattttaactctttgactgccaaaaacgttaaataacgtttagtaaaatcctatggaggagtgccaaagacgttaaaagacgtttgtttcaaaacagaggtgaaactaaccattttctattgttgattactgaaaaacggaataaggtagaaacaaactttttttttctgatgaaagatgagagtccaatctttcatttggtagtatgtgtgtttccatagtccaaacacataattttctatggaccttgaaagatcagtcaaaatgcttaaaatcggctggcacccacggcatcccttttctgaaaacgtctggcagtcaaagagttaaatgttccaaaatcgattttatttcaattattttatactgtcttgcctttgacttgtctgtgtgtgccttttatctggagcgctgttcatgttgtacccggtttggccactgaggggcagtgtggttccacgcggtctaatacgcTGTGAAGTTGTAGCCACGTTAGAGAGTAGAacgaaaaagtcacgatcaagttattccaataaaagttgtttttttttgcagcgtggatctgtgccgcgagtagcatgctaattagcattagcgagtcagactggagtagatcactAGAATTCCTTGCACAattatagattgaagcaaaaatcattgtcaatcaaatcattttgaagcaaaaatcgttcctgatcaaaaatcgattcggaatcgaatcgcagacccgaAAATCggaaagattcccacccctaataagaATATGTGTGTCACTCAGTTTGGATGGtacaatacataaaaatattgactaaaattgcattcaaatTTGTCTGACATTGACGCCAACGAAGCGAAAACTGTGTAAAGCGACGACGCCCTGTACTTGGATTTGCGTTCCTAAAGTCTGCAGACGTAGTAACGCCATTTCAGCAGTAGAGGGCAGTGTGTTGAAGCTGGCCAATTTTCCCCTTCTGTTTCCTCCAGACGACTGATGAGACTGGTGGATGATTTCCTTCTGATCACGCCCAACCTAAACGAggcacaacactttctgaagtACGACTACGGTTATTTCTCATTTTGGCCTTTTGGAGTTTGTGTTCGAAATGGacagatatgatttttttttttatgattactgCATTAGAAAGGAGGCCAATAACTGATATTTGATGCTGATATTTGCCCTACTCCaattcttaaaggggaagtcaaccctaaacatttcttgaatagaatatatgtgacctcgctagtctcaacatgacattctggttcATATTACTTTTGTGAGATATGAGTTatcaagcaaaatccagccatttttatccatcttagggggcggccattttgccacttgctgtcgactgaagacgacatcacagttgctgagggctcaggcaacgaccagtcacagctcacctgttttctgaagctgcgctgtgattggttgttacctgagcaacattgatgtcatcttcagttgacagtgagtggcaaaatggccgcccccaatataaatattgaaaaaaaattcagacttgcaaaacgttaaaaaaaaaaaaaaaaaattatcttagacaatagtttgtttaaattttttttacacaaagttCAGGGAGCTGTCGtcatcagcatttcttgaaaagttacatgaaaataaagttttgctaaatttgaaaatatcaaaaatgttACGTTTCCACAGAAGGTGCAGAAAGTTTCAAGGGTCGACAgtatctcttataaagttagaTGAAAAATTAAATGGATAGCCACGTGAAGTTAATACTgttttaaatggatctattattaactcattcgctgccattgacggctatagacgtcaaaaattcatttgaactatttctattagtttaacatttttcccacttttgttgaaaaaagtatgaaaacctagaatttctttaattgtacatttagaacagatgtaacatttgtgattaattcagagttaactagtgcagtcttGCGATGAATTAGGATTACAAATTTcaatgttttctctttttttctaaattcatttactgccattgactataaacgtcaaaaattcatttaaactatttctattagttaaacattttttccacttttgttaacaagaatatgaacacctagattttttttgtacatttagaacagatataaaatgtgtgattaattgcgagttaactattgaagtcatgcgattaattacaattaaaaatgttaatcgcttgtcgcccctcatttttaataatcttttttttttaacgaatttatggcagtgaatgagttaagataaaaaaaaaaagtgttaagtTACTCGATAATGCCATTTTATCTGCTTTACTTCTATCTCATGcatttgctagctaacagccaatcagagccgACACCGTTTTGCCTGCTATCGATTTATTGGCCCATTCATTCAAACCAAGtctaaaaagcacaaaaatCTCTTAATTCTTCAGTTTTAAATGTTGCTTTTGACTTAAGTTTGGTCCTGCTTGTATTCTGAATGTGTTGCGCTAGGTTCTGGAAATATGCATTTGCTGACTATTATTATAATTGGATTAATAGCCGGCGGTCTCTTGTggcaaaatggaggaaaaataataataataataatgcaaatctGAGTGAGATTGTCATTTTCCCACATTTTTTTGCGTTCAGGGTCTTGCTCGCCGGCATCCCGCAGTACGGCCTGGCGGTCAACCCGCAGAAGGTGGCGGTCAACTTCCCGCTGCCGCAAATTGCCGGCTGCAGCGCCGGCATCCGCCAGCTGGCCCCCCGTTGCCTCTTCCCGTGGTGCGGCTTGTTGCTGGACACGACCTCGCTCGACGTCTATAAAGATTACTCCAGGTGAAGCCGCTCGTCAGCTGTAAATAATATACCAtattgtgctgttttttttatggtctCTTATAAGTCAAAGCAAAACCTTGCTGCACTTTGCACCCACTTGGAAAACATCATGAAATGGCGGATGCGGTCGAATGTGTTGGTTCATCTCCAAAGTTgatcaaactttaaaaaaaaaaaataaattcatatacCACCAAATCATTTTTCGAGCTAAAAATGTGTTGGGTTTGACTTCCTCCTCTCGTTGCAGCTACTCGGGCCTGTCGCTGCGCCACAGCCTGAGGTTGGGCTCTTTCCACTCGGCCGGGGAGCAAATGAGGAGGAAGTTGATGCTGATCCTCAGACTCAAGTGCAGCGCCGTGTTCTTGGACCTGAAGGTCAGCTTGAAGAATCTTTGCCGTTTCCTCGTTACCGAGGCTATTCAACTCAATTCTTGCGAATTTCCTCCCTGGGGATCAATAATGGattatgttaactcattcactgccattgctatagacgtcaaaaattcattttaaccaaatttttttttaactttttttttttccattttttgttagcaagagtatgcaaactttttttttgggtacatttagaactgatataaaatttgtgattaagcgtgagttaattaatttttaattaaattctaataatcttttcttaaaaaaacaaaacattctttaacattctttaacatttttaatgttttttttttaagaaaaaaatattaaaaattagtggcgtcaggcgattacaatttttaaactttttaaaaaagtaaaattaatcgcatgacttcactagttaactcacgattaatcacacattttatatctgttctaatacaaaaaaaaaaatctaggtttttatacttttgttagcaaaagtgggaaaaaatgttcaactataaatagttcaaatgaatttttgacgtctatagccgtcaatggcagtgaatgagttcattgttAGCGCCTGGTATGAGCGTTGGCTACGTGATGAGTAAAAGTTGTAATCATGTTGTATGATGATAGCCTGGGTCACGATGCATCGTTGCGGCTTCTAATTCACTCTTATCAAAGATTGAAGATAACTGATAATTGGGCCAATAAAATGCGAGAGCTATGTACTGTCTTTCTATATTCTTAGCAATATCAACCGAAGGCCATACAaaagttgtattattttttattttttattttagaatgaCATGTTGCACCTGATAAAATGCTCCAGTGCAGGAATTCTGTACAGACCCATTTTGTAATCCATCAAGTGGTGTGAGAAAGAATTACTCGatgaaataaatgttcatactgCATAATGTTACTGTGGCTTAAACCTTTTTTTGAGAATCCACTACAGTACATTTAAATACACTTCAGTTGTGTTGGACTTTtatgtgaaatatatatattttttcgtttttatttaatttaatcaatattaactcattcactgccattgacggctatagacgtcaaaagttcatttgaactatttctatgagtttaacatttttttccacttttgttaacaatagtatgaaaacctacaatttgttttattgtacattcagaacagatatcaaatttgtgattaatcgtgagtaaactatcaaagtcatgtgattaattacagttaaaaaaaaattaatcgcctgacggccctaagtattaataaaaaaattaataaaattaaattaaaatttaataaataaattaataaaaaaaaaattaagtacagttttttttctcttgcttTATTTAAtaaggatgggcgagtacagatagcaggtatcggtatcgtCGGGTATCAATACTTGCAACAAAGGCCGATAACCAGTATCGGCTGCTTTCTTGTGGCAGCTTTACGATCAGGAAGTAAAAATCAGACATTAGAAGAATTAAAAATTTTCGACTTAACACCGATTTGATTGGCTGGATCTGAATCGGATGATATTTagtattttatgcaaaatcggtaATCGGCTGTAAATTTCTTAATTTGCACGATTGATCAATGACGTTATTGATCGGATCCATGAAATATTACATATTATATTGAAAttttttattagcattttttgtCCCATGCAATTCGAATTACATCAATTTATTTGTGGGATTTCTATATAAATATGCTTTTTAGGAATTGATCCTGCACCAGGTTTTTAAATTAACACTTGGACCTAcaacactattattattattattattattattattattattattattattattattattattattattattttatttttgagtgGTAAATGTGCACATACTGCTCAAGTGGTCCCGATGTGACCCACGGGCATTAGGTTGCCCGCCCCGTGCCAATCTTCCATTTCATTCGtatttttattagggatggggGAGTATCAGTGTCTGGCCGATCGCGACTGGCTCTTGTGACCCGTTTTCAATCAGGAACTATAAATGAGAAATGAAAAGTATAGAAACTTGCCAttagaaaaatgctatattgggatttataggtcttttaaattatttgctattattaataataataataatagggtaattttatgtatcaaaagtactgtggtatcagtacttttattttaattttatttttttactatgtgCTTTTATAGCTTTTATTATTGACCGTGCTgtgcactttgagatttattttataaatgtaaagttCGTTACAAAtgaaatctattattattatattattacttGGTATCGGCGACTCCTCAGGAGTTGATTACTTGTACTTGTATCGGTCTagaaaaagtggtatcggacATGCCTAAATGTTATGTTTGTCACtatcaaatgactttttttctgcgCAGACAAATTCGGTGGCAGCGGTCTACAAAAACCTCTACGAGTTGGTGCTACTTCACGCATTCAGGTCAAGACTTAGCCTGGACTATGATAGTCTTGACATTTTTGAAAGGAGTTGAATGAAAGTGTTTTTAACTTCAAAATATGACGATTTCTGCTAAAATACCATCTAAGTACAATTTaagtacattaactcattcactgccattgacggctatagacgtcaaaaattcatttgaactatttctattagtttcacattttttcccacttttgttaacaagagtatgaaaatctagagtttttttttttttaattttgtattacaacagatataaaaaattgtgattaatcgtgagttaacttgtgaagtcatgcgattaattatgattaaaaatcgtactcgcctgacgcccctaatttgtaataatcttttcttaaaaaaaaaagatcattaaaaagaaaaaaagtgtgtgggggggggggggaaagaaaaaattatttaaaaaaatagggtcatcaagcgattaaaatttgtaatcataattaactcatgattaatcacacattttatatctgttctaaatgtacaaaaacaattctaggttttcatactcttgttaacaaaaatggaaaaaactaaatagaaatagttcaaattaatttttgacgtctattgccgtcaatggcagtgaatgagttaattaactaGACGTCGAAAAGTGCTTTTTATGAAAGGCAATGGTAAACAGTGACCAGGACACCACTTCCTGTCTTAGCCATGACTTAATAAAGGGCTGGTTAATCACTACCTACAATGAGAGGAGAAGTAATTGAATggacatttatcagattatgcaaacattttgatttCCCTTTTGGGCTATTTTTAGATTCCACGTGTGTGCCCAGAGTTTGCCCTTTGGCCAAACGGTTGCAAAGAACCCTGTCAACTTCCTGCGGATAGTGTGGGACATGGCTCGGTACACCATTCAGCTCCTCAGGCGTAGCAACAAAGGTTTTCCACGcacattgacttcaaatatTGGGCTTCATGATCATTAAATTAgaacattatgttttttttatccttgtGTTGTTAGGTCGCAAGGACGTGAGCAGCATATTGCCAGCCGAGGCAGTGGAGTTGCTCTTCTGCCTTTCATTTCTACTGGTGTTATCGCAACACCGCCGGCTATATAAGGGCATGATTCCCCATCTGCGCAAACGTAGGTGCTCTCAGGAAAGCATGGAAGCATGCAAAATGTTTGACAGTTTTTTCCAAAAAGGACAAAATCACGTCTGCTCTTTTTAGGGAAGCGCAGTCTGGAGCTCCGTCTTGGAGATTTGCGACTGGCCAGGGTGAGACAAGCGGCCAACCCCGGGACCCCCGTGGACTTCTTGACCATCCGAACTTAAATAGTGTCAAATCTCCACcgtaaaaaaacaatcatcagcAGCCAACAGGTTTGGATGCGAATGTTTGCGACACATTGTGTTGAAATAACAAGTTACACGTTTTAATAATGACTCTCTGTCTTTAGAAACAGACCATAATTTAACCACCAGAAATGAAATGATTATAATAGAAATGATTTGGTTCGGAACTGCCAATGTCATCGACTGGCGAGTACGTTCAAATGTACTtctaggctaaatgctacaaatatagcatattttcccatcatgccacagaaaaaagtatttttttctgaagtgCAAACCAACCTTATATgtgacctgttttctgaagctgagctgtgattggttgttacctgagacctgagcaacattgatggcgtctttagtcgacagcaagtggtaaaatggccgccttctgtacaaacattttggggggggcggggggggttgacttcctcttaactcattcactgccactgacggctaaagacgtcaaaaattcatttgaaccatttctattagtttaacattttttctgactttttaacaagagtacgaaaacctttagaacggatataaaatttgtgattaatcgtgagttaactagtgaagtcatgtgattaattacgtaaaaaaattgtaatcgcccgacgcccctaattttttatatttttttctttaaaaaaaaacatatgacaAATgtaaaagattttttattttttaagaaaaggttattaaaaattaggggcatcaggcgattaaaatttgtaattgtaattaactcatgcttaatcacaaattttatatcagttctaaatgtaaaaaaaaaaagctaggttatcatactcttgctaacaaaaaaaggaaaaaaaaaggtttaagaaaaaaaatgtgtttaaatgaattttttacgtctaagtcatgcgattaactacgattaaaaattgtaatcgcctgacacccctaattttcacgatcttaaatttgatatctgttctaaatgtgaactcattttttcctaggttttcatactcctaacaaaagtgggacaaaaatgttaaactaatagaaattgttcgaATGaagttttgacgtctata
The sequence above is drawn from the Vanacampus margaritifer isolate UIUO_Vmar chromosome 17, RoL_Vmar_1.0, whole genome shotgun sequence genome and encodes:
- the tert gene encoding telomerase reverse transcriptase — translated: MSSADLSPVLHLLRPLHHHTHTLVELTDRLVFREGHKVVLIEQGDTNRFKSFVRSVFVGYDQELQQVPSSHQICTLPELLAFILNSMKRKKKRNVLAHGYNQLCLDQDKRDADHFKFQGELTQSAAYIHGSDLWKKLALRLGTDITRHLLESCSVFVSVPPSCAFQVCGVPIYDRVSMTAVHSGFCLQTRSRIRRNAVKNRRPVSWKRRDFRASRRKRKRETNEKVEKDMCFGKMRRLREAQSVKETAEEGQSVSFKPVEMSAAETSTAPLEGGPSWRSGIFPPLPPSQSFIRTVAFLYGGRGMNGFLLNRKKNSATGSRKLQGQDVVRLIFFEGLAYLNGPERKPKRLPRRFFNTIHLFRRLLRRHRKYAYGKTLQRLCPLTHSDLAQNDLSSLLPNHCAAHRVYLFVRECLCAVIPSELWGCAENRCLFLSRVRRFLFSSKFDKLSCAELMWKMKVNDCDWLKLSQKGRIPPSELTYRTRVLGQLLAWLLDGYVVGLVRACFYATECMGHKNALRFYRREVWRRLQELAFRGHVSKGHMEELTPAQTDSLPKSTVISRLRFIPKTDSMRPITRVLGTDAKTRAFRRNVRDLRDVLRACVGASPSLLGATVWGVTDIHKVLSTLAPAQKEKPQPLYLAKVDVSGAYESLPHDQLLHVISEALSPVQDEPFTIRTYAKIWADSFEGLRKSFVRQADFVGGEMSANNMKGFVSALQRSGRVHHAILVEQEFSSDLHGKKALQFFSQTLTDSVVQFGNKMYRQCRGIPQGSVASSLLCCLCYGHMENVLFEGMAGIKGRLMRLVDDFLLITPNLNEAQHFLKVLLAGIPQYGLAVNPQKVAVNFPLPQIAGCSAGIRQLAPRCLFPWCGLLLDTTSLDVYKDYSSYSGLSLRHSLRLGSFHSAGEQMRRKLMLILRLKCSAVFLDLKTNSVAAVYKNLYELVLLHAFRFHVCAQSLPFGQTVAKNPVNFLRIVWDMARYTIQLLRRSNKGRKDVSSILPAEAVELLFCLSFLLVLSQHRRLYKGMIPHLRKRKRSLELRLGDLRLARVRQAANPGTPVDFLTIRT